CTTTTGACCGGTGTGGCTAACAACGTGGTCCGTCGAGTAACGGTTATCTATGAGTGGTTTGAAGACCTTGATGTTTTTCCTTCCAAGCGTATAGATCTCTACCATCGAGAGGAGCGTTGAGGTCTTTCCCGAATACATGGGTCCCACGACGACCGTAAGCTTTCCAGCCATAGACTTACCTCCTCATCTTTTCTTCATTTGAAACAGATAATCGGAGAGGCTGCCTCTGAAGAGACAGTATCTCGAGCTTTCGAGTACCGCCCACTTCAGGGCTTCCTCGGCGTTTTGCCCTAGTAAAAGCTTGTAAGAAAACACGGCACCGAAGAGGTCTCCGCTTCCCAACTTATCCGTCCCCGGCAACGGGGGACTGTAAACCACACCTCTGTGAATGGCGCCTTTGGCTCCGGCTTTTATTATCAACTTCGATTCGCAAGCTGCCACCGGTGTATGGTCATTCGCCAGAATATAATCGAACTTTTCAAGACTGGATAGATTTTTAAGTTCTATTCCGGGCGACGGGTCGAGTATCCTGTATCTGGAATCGATACCGTCAAGAAGGCTCAGACTTTCGACACCTATCTCGAGTGTCGCATACGCGAGGGCGAACTTCTCTCCTTCAAGAAGCCTCCTCAACGCTCCAGACACGGTAGGTCTCGAAGACCTTTGTACTGCGAGCACTTCTGTGCCGCGATAAAGAAAGATGCCGCGTTGACAATCGCTCTGCACGGGAAGAGAATCGAAAGCATAACCGACCCCTTTGCCATGACTGAAGCAGCTCAGAAAGAGCACATCGATCCCCAAATACGAAAGACACATCGCCACATTGTAGGCCGAACCGCCGGGCCTGGAGGTAACCGATGCATCATGTCCGCTACCGGTGATCTCTATGTCCTGCAGGTATCCTCCGATTACGAGTATTCGATTTTTACTTAGTTCTATAAAGTCTGTCACCGGCATCTCCAAGTCCAGGTATTATATACGCGTGATCGTTGAGTTTCTCATCGAGTGCCGCGGTGAATACTTTGACATCCGGATGGTTCTTCTGGATGAACTTTACCCCTTCGGGTGCAGCTATAAGGCACATCAGCGATATCTGCCTGCCCCCGGCCTTCTTGACCAGCTTTAGAGCCCAGGAAGAAGAGACCCCCGTAGCCAGCATCGGATCGAGAACGAAGATCTGAGTCGTGTCGTCTATCTTTGGCAGCTTCGAGTAGTACTCGACTGGCTGTATAGTGTCGGGGTCGCGGTAGATTCCAATATATCCGACCGAAGCGTTCGGCATCAAAGAAAGAACCCCTTCGACCATTCCGAGTCCTGCCCTGAGGATTGGAACCACAGTAACTTTTTTGTCCTCTATCATTTTCCCGCACATCTTTACCAAAGGAGTCCTGATCTCTTTCTCATAGGTGGGTATATGCCTGGTGGCCTCGTATGTCAAAAGAAGAGTTATCTCCTTCAACAATTCTCTGAACTCCTTCGGGCCGGTCTGATCGTCGCGCATTATAGTCAGTTTGTGCTCAATCAAAGGATGATAAACGATGGTGAGTTGCTCAAACATCCAGCTCACTCCTGCTCACCAGATCGGTGTAGAGCGGGAACCTATCGGTCAATTCCTTCACCTGGCTGCTGACTTCCTTAGCCACTCTCTCGTCTATTTCACCTTTATCGCCGGTAACGTTTTCTATGACCTTCACTACTAGATCGGCTATCAAAGGCATTTCAGCTTCGGTCATTCCCCTGGTGGTTACTGCGGGTGTTCCGACTCTTATGCCACTGGTGACGAAAGGCGACCTCGTCTCTTTCGGGATGGTGTTCTTGTTTACGGTTATTTCGGCTCTCTCCAGCGCTTTTTCTGCTGCTTTGCCCGTTACGTTCTTCGGAGTGAGATCAACGAGAAAGAGATGTGTATCGGTTCCGCCGGAAACGATTCTTAGACCCCTCTCTTCGAAGGAGCTGGAGAGTTTTTTGGCGTTGTTCAGTATATTCTGTTGGTATACTTTGAATTCATCCTTGAGCGCCTCTCCGAAAGAAACGGCCTTGGCTGCTATCACATGCATCAACGGGCCGCCCTGAGTTCCCGGGAAGATCGT
This portion of the Mesotoga infera genome encodes:
- the upp gene encoding uracil phosphoribosyltransferase, whose product is MFEQLTIVYHPLIEHKLTIMRDDQTGPKEFRELLKEITLLLTYEATRHIPTYEKEIRTPLVKMCGKMIEDKKVTVVPILRAGLGMVEGVLSLMPNASVGYIGIYRDPDTIQPVEYYSKLPKIDDTTQIFVLDPMLATGVSSSWALKLVKKAGGRQISLMCLIAAPEGVKFIQKNHPDVKVFTAALDEKLNDHAYIIPGLGDAGDRLYRTK
- a CDS encoding carbohydrate kinase family protein, translating into MTDFIELSKNRILVIGGYLQDIEITGSGHDASVTSRPGGSAYNVAMCLSYLGIDVLFLSCFSHGKGVGYAFDSLPVQSDCQRGIFLYRGTEVLAVQRSSRPTVSGALRRLLEGEKFALAYATLEIGVESLSLLDGIDSRYRILDPSPGIELKNLSSLEKFDYILANDHTPVAACESKLIIKAGAKGAIHRGVVYSPPLPGTDKLGSGDLFGAVFSYKLLLGQNAEEALKWAVLESSRYCLFRGSLSDYLFQMKKR